One segment of Setaria viridis chromosome 4, Setaria_viridis_v4.0, whole genome shotgun sequence DNA contains the following:
- the LOC117852874 gene encoding putative receptor protein kinase ZmPK1, with amino-acid sequence MGFSLSADRSSDVLRSPDGTFSCGFYEISPNTFTFSIWFSKVSERTVVWSANPLRPVYTWGSKVKLNFDGSMVLRDHGGQIVWTNNVNSSNAEQAQLLDTGNLIVKGKGDTILWQSFTSPTDTLLPTQRINATIKLVSTNRLLVPGRYSLHFNDQILLSLFENQKDVSFIYWPDPTLTIWQKLRIPFMINASGVLDSLGQFYGSDNTSFMAADWGSHIIRRLTLDYDGNLRLYSLDDNGTWSVTWMAFPQLCNVHGVCGRNGICVYTPVPICVCPPGFEVIDQSDWGEGCRPKINITCDEQKVKFVHVPHTNFYGQDLSAHRSVSVNFCKQICLSDCNCNGFSYFQGLGHCYPKAFLLNGRSLDGIGSMYLKIARDLEVSGSSVPRSQVFGPKYGPNCSAANEHVNMNKASQNISKYLYFYGFLSAIFVAELIFIVFGWFILRRERGQLRGAWPAEAGYEMITNHFRRYTYRELVKATRKFKDELGRGASGIVYKGVLKDNRVVAVKKLGDINQGGEEFQHELSVICRIYHMNLVRVWGFCSDGPHRILISEYVKNGSLEKTLFAVEGSEILLEWKQRFNIALGVARGLAYLHHECLEWVIHCDVKPENILLDENLVPKIADFGLAKLLNRGGSNIDVSRIQGTRGYLAPEWVSSLPITAKVDVYSFGVVLLELLKGARISDMENNENEEVEMVLGRIVRMLKENLQLDGSEEFWIADFIDSRLNGDFNYLQARTMIKLAVSCLEEDRGRRPTMENVVQTLVSVDAVSSATKMGGVAY; translated from the exons ATGG GCTTCTCTCTCTCAGCAGATCGCAGCTCCGATGTACTCCGTTCGCCAGATGGTACGTTCAGCTGTGGCTTCTACGAAATCTCCCCCAACACATTCACCTTCTCCATTTGGTTCTCCAAAGTGTCTGAAAGAACTGTTGTATGGAGTGCAAATCCTCTCCGCCCTGTGTACACCTGGGGATCAAAGGTCAAGTTAAATTTCGATGGGAGCATGGTTCTAAGGGACCACGGTGGCCAGATTGTGTGGACCAACAACGTGAACTCCTCAAATGCAGAACAAGCTCAGCTCTTGGACACTGGGAATCTCATCGTGAAGGGCAAAGGTGATACCATTCTATGGCAAAGCTTTACTTCTCCTACTGATACCTTGTTACCCACTCAGAGGATTAATGCTACCATCAAGCTCGTGTCCACTAATAGATTGCTTGTTCCTGGCCGCTATAGCTTACATTTTAATGATCAGATCCTGCTTTCACTATTTGAAAATCAAAAGGATGTCTCATTCATCTATTGGCCAGATCCAACTTTGACTATCTGGCAAAAGCTAAGGATACCTTTTATGATCAACGCAAGTGGTGTTCTAGACAGCTTGGGGCAGTTCTATGGAAGCGATAACACTTCTTTCATGGCTGCTGACTGGGGTAGTCACATTATAAGAAGGCTAACGTTGGATTATGATGGCAATCTCAGACTGTATAGTCTGGACGATAATGGAACATGGTCAGTCACATGGATGGCGTTTCCACAGCTCTGCAATGTACATGGTGTCTGCGGCAGAAATGGAATATGTGTGTATACTCCTGTGCCAATCTGTGTATGCCCCCCTGGTTTTGAAGTCATCGACCAAAGTGACTGGGGCGAAGGCTGCAGACCAAAGATCAATATTACTTGTGATGAGCAAAAGGTGAAATTTGTTCATGTACCCCACACTAACTTCTACGGGCAAGATCTAAGTGCTCACCGTTCTGTCTCTGTTAACTTCTGCAAGCAGATATGTTTGAGTGACTGCAATTGTAATGGGTTCTCATACTTTCAAGGACTTGGTCACTGCTACCCGAAGGCTTTTCTACTAAACGGCAGAAGTCTAGATGGTATCGGTAGCATGTACCTTAAAATCGCAAGGGACTTAGAAGTATCTGGGTCCTCAGTTCCTCGGTCACAAGTTTTTGGTCCTAAATATGGGCCAAACTGCAGTGCAGCAAACGAACATGTCAATATGAATAAGGCCAGTCAGAATATATCAAAGTATTTGTATTTCTATGGGTTTTTATCAGCGATATTTGTAGCAGAGTTAATATTTATTGTATTTGGATGGTTTATTTTGAGAAGGGAGAGAGGACAACTCAGAGGAGCATGGCCAGCTGAGGCAGGCTATGAAATGATAACAAACCATTTCCGAAGATATACCTACAGAGAGTTAGTGAAAGCTACTAGAAAATTTAAGGATGAGCTTGGACGGGGAGCATCAGGCATCGTGTACAAAGGAGTTTTGAAAGACAATAGGGTTGTAGCTGTGAAAAAATTGGGAGATATAAACCAAGGTGGAGAAGAATTCCAGCATGAACTAAGTGTGATATGCAGGATTTACCATATGAATCTAGTGAGAGTTTGGGGATTCTGTTCTGACGGTCCACACAGGATATTGATTTCAGAATATGTGAAGAATGGCTCGTTGGAAAAAACCTTGTTCGCCGTCGAAGGCTCAGAAATCTTACTCGAATGGAAGCAAAGATTTAATATTGCCTTAGGCGTGGCAAGAGGATTGGCGTATCTTCATCATGAGTGCTTAGAGTGGGTCATCCACTGTGATGTCAAGCCTGAAAATATACTGCTGGATGAGAACTTGGTGCCAAAGATCGCTGACTTTGGCCTCGCGAAGCTCTTGAACAGAGGTGGATCAAATATAGATGTTTCTCGGATCCAAGGAACTAGAGGTTATTTAGCTCCTGAATGGGTTTCTAGTCTCCCAATAACCGCAAAGGTAGATGTTTACAGCTTTGGAGTGGTGCTACTGGAACTACTAAAGGGAGCCCGAATTTCGGACATGGAAAATAATGAGAATGAGGAGGTGGAGATGGTCCTTGGAAGGATAGTCAGGATGCTTAAAGAGAATTTGCAGTTGGATGGCAGTGAAGAATTTTGGATCGCCGACTTTATTGACAGTAGACTGAATGGCGACTTCAACTACTTGCAAGCAAGAACAATGATTAAGCTAGCTGTTTCATGTCTGGAGGAAGATAGAGGCAGAAGACCAACTATGGAAAATGTGGTGCAGACGCTTGTTTCAGTTGACGCTGTCAGCAGTGCAACTAAAATGGGAGGAGTTGCTTATTAA